One window of Campylobacter sp. RM12651 genomic DNA carries:
- a CDS encoding methyltransferase, with protein MIIYQYKNGYRYNSDSIILYDFINKDKLKGIGLDIGAGSGILSLLLSENKNIKIDAIDIQEENVKLCKKNYEKNNLDYKVILGDIKDYKVYNYYDFIISNPPFYSKMQAQNKHLNISRHIDFLPLEILLKSADKLLKPKGFLYFCYDAKKIDLIFETLKNTNLKCEIIRFIHTKAEKPSNLVLIKARKLSKSDVLILPPLICNDSNGTTKEFNSIYQNIKVQSYDL; from the coding sequence ATGATAATTTATCAATATAAAAACGGCTATCGCTACAATAGTGATAGCATAATTTTATATGATTTTATAAATAAAGATAAGCTTAAAGGAATAGGACTTGATATTGGTGCTGGGAGTGGAATTTTAAGCCTATTATTAAGCGAAAATAAAAATATAAAAATAGATGCAATTGATATTCAAGAAGAAAATGTAAAACTATGCAAAAAAAATTATGAAAAAAATAATCTTGATTATAAAGTAATTTTAGGTGATATTAAAGATTATAAAGTTTATAATTATTATGATTTTATAATCTCTAATCCACCATTTTATTCTAAAATGCAAGCACAAAATAAGCATTTAAATATTTCAAGACATATTGATTTTTTACCACTTGAAATATTGTTAAAAAGTGCTGATAAATTATTAAAACCAAAAGGTTTTTTATATTTTTGTTATGATGCTAAAAAAATTGATTTAATATTTGAAACCTTAAAAAATACGAATTTAAAATGCGAAATAATAAGATTTATTCACACAAAAGCAGAAAAACCATCAAATTTAGTATTAATTAAAGCAAGAAAATTAAGCAAAAGTGATGTGCTGATTTTGCCACCTTTAATATGTAACGATAGCAATGGCACAACAAAAGAATTTAATTCAATTTATCAAAATATCAAGGTTCAAAGTTATGATTTATAA
- a CDS encoding YkgJ family cysteine cluster protein codes for MIYNKDYSYSFDESKCSECGGKCCTGESGYIFLTSDEIIQLAKIKNTTFNDFVSKYCIKVGVRFSLIEKPYNNGFACIFFDEINKNCGVYEARPMQCRTFPFWEYFKNNLKELKKECIGVN; via the coding sequence ATGATTTATAATAAAGATTACTCATATTCATTTGATGAGAGTAAATGCAGTGAGTGTGGCGGTAAGTGTTGCACGGGTGAGAGTGGTTATATATTTTTAACTAGCGATGAAATTATCCAACTAGCTAAGATAAAAAATACAACTTTTAATGATTTTGTTAGTAAATATTGCATTAAAGTAGGCGTTAGGTTTAGCCTAATTGAAAAGCCATATAACAATGGCTTTGCTTGTATATTTTTTGATGAAATTAATAAAAATTGTGGAGTATATGAAGCAAGACCTATGCAATGTAGAACATTTCCGTTTTGGGAATATTTTAAAAATAACCTAAAGGAGCTTAAAAAAGAATGTATTGGGGTAAATTAA
- a CDS encoding HIT domain-containing protein, with product MQHLKAPWRDKYFKEDRSLCPFCEDSEVLVYEDELCRVLMNKYPYSPGHILITPRKHVEFLNDLDEITWLRMAKIARFAENIMRTTLHAQGVNIGLNLGDAAGAGIAKHLHLHVLPRWHKDTNFITTICDTRVIGTSLDELYLKIKESFKNYNAAN from the coding sequence ATGCAACACCTAAAAGCACCTTGGCGTGATAAATATTTTAAAGAAGATAGAAGTTTATGTCCTTTTTGCGAAGATAGTGAAGTGTTAGTTTATGAAGATGAGTTATGTAGGGTTTTAATGAATAAATACCCTTATTCTCCAGGACATATTCTAATAACTCCTAGAAAGCATGTTGAGTTTTTAAACGATTTAGATGAGATAACTTGGCTTAGAATGGCAAAAATAGCTAGATTTGCTGAAAATATTATGAGAACAACCTTGCACGCACAAGGAGTAAATATCGGACTTAATTTAGGCGATGCAGCAGGTGCTGGTATAGCAAAACACTTGCATTTACATGTCTTACCAAGATGGCATAAGGATACTAATTTTATAACCACTATTTGTGATACTAGAGTTATAGGGACTAGCCTAGATGAATTATATTTAAAGATAAAAGAGAGCTTTAAAAACTACAATGCAGCTAATTAG
- the mnmH gene encoding tRNA 2-selenouridine(34) synthase MnmH, whose product MQLISAKEFLNINKNILIDARSPNEYKKAHLKKALNFFALNNEEHKLVGTKYATNKFNAKLLGASFICKNTSIHLKKIQNIANPHKDEIYIYCARGGQRSGAIGHILSEIGFKVYKCEGGFKELRNEMISYLNSYQNPNFVSLAGNTACGKTRLLKLLDNKIDLEKLAHHFGSTFGSRGFLQPSQQQFDINLINELKTLKDAKVFIEAESKNIGTITLFNNFYEQMNSGIKVFCEASLDIRVQNCVNDYQNISSEFFYFCLERLKPYLGNALVYELSTAYNNKDLKSVAKILLVNYYDKVYKKPKEFDLLLNLDDLEKAKNELIKL is encoded by the coding sequence ATGCAGCTAATTAGTGCTAAAGAATTTTTAAATATTAATAAAAATATTTTAATAGACGCAAGAAGTCCAAATGAATACAAAAAAGCACATTTAAAAAAAGCCTTAAACTTTTTTGCTTTAAATAACGAAGAGCATAAATTAGTAGGGACAAAATATGCTACTAATAAATTTAATGCAAAATTATTAGGAGCTAGTTTTATTTGTAAAAACACAAGCATTCATCTTAAAAAAATACAAAATATAGCAAATCCACATAAAGATGAAATATATATTTATTGTGCTAGAGGCGGTCAGCGAAGTGGCGCGATAGGTCATATTTTAAGTGAGATTGGATTTAAAGTCTATAAATGCGAAGGTGGTTTTAAAGAACTTAGAAACGAGATGATTTCATATCTTAATAGCTATCAAAATCCTAATTTTGTAAGCCTAGCAGGAAATACAGCTTGTGGTAAAACAAGGCTTTTAAAATTACTTGATAATAAAATAGATTTAGAAAAATTAGCCCATCATTTCGGCTCAACTTTTGGCTCTCGTGGGTTTTTACAACCTAGCCAACAACAATTTGATATAAATCTAATAAATGAATTAAAAACATTAAAAGATGCAAAAGTATTCATAGAAGCAGAGAGCAAAAACATAGGAACTATAACTTTATTTAATAATTTTTACGAGCAAATGAATAGCGGTATTAAGGTGTTTTGCGAAGCTAGTTTGGATATTAGAGTGCAAAATTGTGTGAATGATTATCAAAACATTAGCTCGGAGTTTTTTTATTTTTGTCTTGAGAGATTAAAGCCTTATTTAGGAAATGCCTTAGTTTATGAGCTAAGCACTGCTTATAATAATAAGGATTTAAAAAGTGTAGCAAAAATACTTTTAGTCAATTATTATGATAAGGTCTATAAAAAACCTAAGGAATTTGATTTATTATTAAATCTTGATGATTTAGAAAAAGCTAAAAATGAGTTAATTAAATTGTAA
- a CDS encoding DUF262 domain-containing protein — protein sequence MDNVSSSILTFDKLTELNLSIPDYQRPYVWELKQVKKLIESINKDEKLLGSIVLYKNNDTYEIIDGQQRLTTIKLILKALDKNNKFLENAKYYHQISHIKIKQNYEYIQKYLKQNNNFYDKLQNTNFICISTNDIKRAFVFFDNINTKGKKLENYDLIKAYWVLNTNNDLINYYVKKYNDFIEDGKKHEHPTYNGVIYNNYFQYFLKNIAMIRGSMREYNKNYQDINIIDEYCKITPFSAGLNINNINASFTNGVSFFAWVKKHYENTKLIAKSDFISKFQKLYVNNNLYHYTIFVLIVYLDKFPDGDFNKIARMIVRITYYRAINKFFFKRRCKIHNPNHFKLKYRRRINL from the coding sequence ATGGATAATGTAAGCTCAAGCATATTAACTTTTGATAAATTAACCGAACTAAATCTTAGCATACCTGATTATCAACGCCCTTATGTATGGGAATTAAAGCAGGTTAAAAAATTAATTGAAAGCATAAATAAAGATGAAAAATTACTTGGTTCAATCGTGTTATATAAAAATAATGATACCTATGAAATAATAGACGGGCAACAAAGACTAACCACTATAAAACTTATTTTAAAGGCTTTAGATAAAAATAATAAGTTTTTAGAAAATGCTAAATATTATCATCAAATATCACACATAAAAATCAAGCAAAATTACGAATACATTCAAAAATACTTAAAACAAAATAATAACTTTTATGATAAATTACAAAATACTAATTTTATTTGTATTAGCACGAATGATATAAAAAGAGCTTTTGTGTTTTTTGATAATATTAATACTAAAGGTAAAAAGCTAGAAAATTATGACTTAATCAAAGCATATTGGGTATTAAATACCAATAATGATTTAATTAATTACTATGTTAAAAAATATAATGATTTTATTGAAGATGGCAAAAAGCACGAACACCCTACATATAATGGAGTAATTTATAATAATTATTTTCAATATTTTTTAAAAAATATAGCTATGATTAGGGGGTCTATGCGTGAATATAATAAAAACTATCAAGATATTAATATCATAGATGAATATTGTAAAATCACTCCTTTTAGTGCTGGATTAAATATAAATAATATAAATGCAAGTTTTACTAATGGGGTTAGCTTTTTTGCTTGGGTAAAAAAGCACTATGAAAATACAAAATTAATAGCAAAAAGTGATTTTATAAGTAAATTTCAAAAACTATATGTAAATAATAATTTATATCACTATACTATTTTTGTTTTGATTGTATATCTTGATAAATTCCCTGATGGTGATTTTAATAAAATAGCTAGAATGATAGTTAGGATTACTTATTATAGAGCTATTAATAAATTCTTCTTTAAAAGAAGATGCAAAATACATAATCCAAATCATTTTAAGCTCAAATATAGAAGAAGAATTAATTTATAG
- a CDS encoding DUF262 domain-containing protein produces MNSKIIKISEINQSIVIPIYQRLYEWDKEQIRTLLDDILNANEEYFIGTITTSLRNNELIIIDGQQRLSTIFFLCAYMCYENNKMQKAEGEFANAFNFAYLENECRFKMPLREDITDAIWDYDFNNLGENIDNAFNTFEEYFKYNDMSKLNENLFENIKINLVILDDNLGEYFLTMNSNLIQLNPSDILKSYLLNLLKDDDKYFYYSNILNECMQMDKIADFNTEYKALSIDDILNTKNHENNIKIYESLIDYPTFVLHIFRILFGDEIKIDKTKFLENTWNKIEQTKENAIKIINALKEYRIIFDRRSVRKTHEDYKLLGDLKDAKLELFLNYLRVARNPSEYLETLLTCKSDEDLFKELKNLDDNLAKNDNLDDLNYNHQNIVYWLQRYEYYLMQDVDFKNNYKNYIANYRFRDINSVEHIYPQSKSKIDDLGNLAVISDSENSQFSDKDFNKKKNIFQNFINEKIIISLKLLEVYSKNSWDLEEINAYHKKMLDILNNSF; encoded by the coding sequence ATGAATAGCAAAATCATTAAAATAAGCGAAATAAATCAAAGCATTGTAATACCGATTTATCAAAGGTTATATGAATGGGATAAAGAGCAAATAAGAACACTTTTAGATGATATTTTAAACGCAAACGAAGAATATTTCATAGGCACAATTACAACTAGCTTAAGAAATAATGAATTAATAATAATTGACGGGCAACAAAGGCTTAGCACTATATTTTTCTTATGTGCTTATATGTGCTATGAAAATAACAAAATGCAAAAAGCTGAAGGAGAATTTGCAAATGCTTTTAATTTTGCGTATTTAGAAAATGAATGTAGATTTAAAATGCCTTTAAGAGAAGATATAACAGATGCTATTTGGGATTATGATTTTAATAATTTAGGCGAGAATATAGACAATGCCTTTAATACTTTTGAAGAGTATTTTAAATACAACGATATGTCAAAATTAAACGAAAACCTTTTTGAAAATATAAAAATTAATTTAGTAATTTTAGATGATAATTTAGGCGAATATTTTTTAACTATGAATAGCAATTTAATTCAATTAAATCCAAGTGATATTTTAAAATCATATTTACTAAATCTCTTAAAAGATGATGATAAATATTTTTATTATTCAAATATTTTAAATGAATGTATGCAAATGGATAAAATAGCTGATTTTAATACAGAATACAAAGCTCTTAGTATAGATGATATTTTAAATACCAAAAATCATGAAAATAATATAAAAATATACGAAAGCCTTATTGATTACCCTACTTTTGTTTTGCATATTTTTAGGATTTTATTTGGAGATGAAATTAAAATTGATAAAACAAAATTCTTAGAAAATACTTGGAATAAAATAGAGCAAACAAAAGAAAACGCCATAAAAATAATAAATGCTTTAAAAGAATATAGAATTATTTTTGATAGAAGAAGTGTTAGAAAAACTCACGAAGATTATAAGCTTTTAGGAGATTTAAAGGATGCTAAGCTTGAATTGTTTTTAAATTATTTAAGAGTAGCTAGAAATCCTAGTGAATATTTAGAAACTTTACTAACTTGTAAAAGTGATGAAGATTTATTTAAAGAGCTAAAAAACCTAGATGATAATCTAGCAAAAAACGACAATCTTGATGATTTAAATTATAATCATCAAAATATTGTTTATTGGTTACAACGCTATGAATACTATCTAATGCAAGATGTTGATTTTAAAAACAACTATAAAAATTACATTGCAAATTACCGCTTTAGAGATATTAATTCAGTTGAGCATATTTACCCACAAAGCAAAAGTAAAATTGATGACTTAGGCAATTTAGCCGTAATAAGTGATAGTGAAAATTCACAATTTAGCGATAAAGATTTTAATAAAAAGAAAAATATTTTTCAAAATTTCATAAATGAAAAAATAATAATTAGTCTAAAATTATTAGAAGTCTATTCTAAAAATAGCTGGGATTTAGAAGAAATTAATGCCTATCATAAAAAAATGCTAGATATTTTAAATAATTCCTTTTAA
- a CDS encoding tetratricopeptide repeat protein, whose translation MKKLLCFILLSICIIGCSKTNMLEKIKCDQDDYIACVLLGYNYKDNYGYQKAAQLATKACNDEDFEACYHLGVLYENAQGVEQDYTKAFNLYKKSCEGGFIYSCNNLAGLYVSGNGTKQDYAKAVKLYTKTCSDEYAVSCYNLGFLYNVGVGVKQDYTKAIQFYTKACDKNYASACSNLGTLYQKGEGEKQDFVKAVIFYHKACEKNNAIGCINLGFMYFKGQGIKQDTQIAKHFFNKACDLGNNIGCENAMQLK comes from the coding sequence TTGAAAAAGTTATTGTGTTTTATACTTTTAAGCATTTGCATTATCGGTTGTTCTAAAACAAATATGCTAGAAAAAATCAAATGCGATCAAGATGATTACATTGCTTGCGTTCTCTTAGGTTATAATTATAAAGATAATTATGGTTATCAAAAGGCTGCACAACTAGCTACAAAAGCTTGTAATGATGAAGATTTTGAAGCTTGCTATCATTTAGGAGTTTTATATGAAAACGCACAAGGAGTAGAGCAAGATTATACTAAAGCATTTAATCTTTATAAAAAATCTTGCGAAGGTGGGTTTATTTATAGTTGTAATAATTTAGCTGGTTTATATGTTAGCGGAAATGGCACAAAACAAGACTATGCAAAAGCAGTAAAGCTTTATACTAAAACTTGTAGTGATGAGTATGCTGTTAGCTGTTATAATTTGGGATTTTTATATAATGTTGGAGTGGGTGTAAAGCAAGATTATACAAAAGCAATTCAATTTTATACAAAAGCTTGCGATAAAAACTATGCGAGTGCTTGTAGTAATTTAGGAACTTTATACCAAAAAGGTGAAGGTGAAAAACAAGATTTTGTTAAGGCTGTAATATTCTATCATAAAGCTTGTGAGAAAAATAATGCAATAGGTTGTATCAATTTAGGGTTTATGTATTTTAAAGGACAAGGTATAAAACAAGATACTCAAATAGCTAAACATTTTTTCAATAAAGCTTGTGATTTAGGCAACAATATAGGTTGTGAGAATGCTATGCAACTTAAATAA
- a CDS encoding NADP-dependent oxidoreductase, which translates to MKAAVLNNFKSDLEIKEIDIPKITDDEVLIKVTYAAVNPLDNLIKDGALNIITPYKLPLILGNELVGVITSIGKNVKKFKVGDRVYAMCEKAFAEYVAINHKYIAKVPEYLKDDEAACVPLVSLTFLQAIKLMNAKNENSIFISGASGSFGNLALPLAKEFKIYASGNANFKQKALELGVCEYFTKSDDYTKIKVDFVIDCIGKNETFKQFKILNKGGKLVSLKGMPDMKFAKSLKLSKLKQILFYFAGLKLNNAAKKVGCEYHFMFVNKNGEELKQISSMLDNIKYRPSVGEIFSLNDINQALKSVKNNNKIGKVLIRL; encoded by the coding sequence ATGAAAGCAGCAGTTTTAAATAATTTTAAAAGTGATTTAGAAATAAAAGAAATTGATATTCCAAAAATAACAGATGATGAAGTTTTAATTAAAGTAACTTATGCAGCCGTAAATCCACTAGATAATCTTATAAAAGATGGCGCACTAAATATAATAACTCCTTATAAATTACCACTAATTTTAGGCAATGAATTAGTAGGAGTTATAACTAGCATAGGTAAAAATGTAAAAAAATTTAAAGTTGGGGATAGAGTTTATGCAATGTGTGAAAAAGCATTTGCTGAATATGTAGCGATAAATCATAAGTATATAGCAAAAGTGCCTGAATATTTAAAAGATGATGAAGCAGCTTGCGTGCCACTAGTCTCTTTAACATTTTTACAAGCTATTAAATTAATGAATGCTAAAAATGAAAACTCAATATTTATTTCTGGAGCTAGTGGGAGTTTTGGAAATCTTGCTTTGCCACTTGCAAAAGAGTTTAAAATATATGCTAGTGGAAATGCTAATTTTAAGCAAAAAGCCTTAGAATTAGGCGTTTGCGAGTATTTTACAAAAAGCGATGATTATACAAAAATTAAAGTAGATTTTGTAATAGATTGCATTGGTAAAAATGAAACTTTTAAGCAGTTTAAAATCCTAAATAAAGGCGGAAAGCTAGTATCTTTAAAGGGTATGCCTGATATGAAATTTGCTAAAAGCTTAAAGCTTTCAAAACTAAAGCAAATTTTATTTTATTTTGCAGGACTTAAGCTAAACAATGCAGCTAAAAAAGTAGGCTGTGAGTATCATTTTATGTTTGTTAATAAAAACGGCGAAGAACTTAAGCAAATATCTTCTATGCTAGATAATATAAAATACCGCCCATCAGTCGGTGAGATTTTTAGCCTAAATGATATAAACCAAGCTTTAAAAAGTGTAAAAAATAACAATAAAATCGGTAAGGTTTTAATTAGACTTTAG
- a CDS encoding HNH endonuclease signature motif containing protein, whose amino-acid sequence MIICGIDFDLIDSIEQITIADSFVKGGNKIGTGHGEAKLYVGQITDNRTQEFFNLNPQNKPIKCFILKDDLYRYLLDTKIEYQHPTQNYQSASLMPMLWQKRLENLSSKNNVLEFELINTNVTPPRIYLNTPNTNDENYNLIREFALPNLSYLSCLKLRDKRTYQIYFYFRIFADLSYLSNNTLMENEIIENPIMAKNIRDGQAKYRQILLLECPFCPVTMVNYDRLLIASHIKPYAHCNDYEKYDPKNGLMLTPTIDKLFDKGFITFNINKQIVLSPWLSKHTFRCLNLTEGTIYPNLPFDEKRIAYIQYHNQSVFKA is encoded by the coding sequence ATGATTATTTGTGGGATAGATTTTGATTTAATAGATAGTATAGAACAAATTACGATTGCAGATAGTTTTGTTAAAGGCGGAAATAAAATAGGTACAGGTCATGGCGAAGCAAAGCTTTATGTCGGGCAAATAACAGATAATAGAACACAAGAATTTTTTAATCTAAATCCACAAAATAAGCCTATTAAATGTTTTATATTAAAAGACGACCTTTATAGATATCTACTAGATACTAAAATAGAATATCAACATCCTACGCAAAATTATCAATCAGCTAGTCTTATGCCTATGCTTTGGCAAAAAAGATTGGAAAATCTTTCATCAAAAAACAATGTGCTCGAATTTGAACTAATAAATACAAACGTCACTCCGCCTAGAATTTATTTAAATACCCCAAATACAAATGATGAGAATTATAATTTAATAAGAGAATTTGCTTTGCCAAATTTAAGCTATTTGTCTTGTCTAAAATTACGAGATAAAAGAACTTATCAAATTTATTTTTATTTTAGAATTTTTGCAGACCTTAGCTATTTATCAAATAACACCTTAATGGAAAACGAAATTATTGAAAATCCAATTATGGCTAAAAATATCAGAGATGGTCAAGCAAAATACAGACAAATTTTATTGCTTGAGTGTCCATTTTGCCCTGTAACAATGGTAAACTATGATAGATTGTTAATCGCAAGTCATATTAAACCTTATGCCCATTGTAACGATTATGAAAAATATGACCCCAAGAATGGACTTATGCTCACTCCAACCATTGATAAGTTGTTTGATAAAGGCTTTATTACATTTAACATAAATAAACAAATTGTGTTAAGCCCGTGGTTATCAAAACACACTTTCAGGTGCTTAAATTTAACAGAAGGGACTATATATCCTAATTTGCCTTTTGATGAAAAAAGAATTGCTTATATACAATATCATAATCAATCTGTTTTCAAAGCTTGA
- the dcm gene encoding DNA (cytosine-5-)-methyltransferase encodes MNNLKVASTFSGIGAFEMALKKLNINHTIKFAGDIDDFVKQSYFANYDINESSWHTDIAKFDATPFEGQIDILAGGSPCQSFSIVGNRKGFEDTRGTLFYDYARVIKECKPKVFIYENVKGLTNHDEGKTWQIVQETFKDLGYTIYSQILNSKDYGIPQNRERIFVVGFKDNVKFNFPKPIELTSTMQDFLQDFTDSKYYLKEKGIKFVTSSKNRLKKYTQINGKIALCQKANQQYNWHGDFVFETALEPDEFIFDIRNVEEKYYLSDKVKDYVLAGGTKNFKTSTKTDLNIARPLLNTMHKMHRAGVDNYVTHAGRIRKLTPRECLRLMGFDDSFKIVVSDTQMYKQAGNSIVVNILVKILEQIFQALKTD; translated from the coding sequence ATGAACAATTTAAAAGTAGCATCCACATTTAGTGGGATAGGTGCTTTTGAAATGGCATTAAAAAAATTAAACATTAATCATACAATAAAATTTGCTGGCGACATAGATGATTTTGTAAAACAAAGTTACTTTGCAAATTATGATATAAATGAAAGTAGCTGGCATACCGATATTGCTAAATTTGACGCCACACCTTTTGAAGGACAAATAGATATTTTAGCGGGTGGTAGTCCCTGTCAAAGCTTTTCTATTGTTGGTAACCGTAAAGGTTTTGAAGATACTCGTGGCACTTTGTTTTATGATTATGCAAGAGTGATAAAAGAATGTAAACCAAAAGTTTTTATCTATGAAAATGTAAAAGGATTAACAAATCACGACGAAGGCAAAACATGGCAAATAGTGCAAGAAACTTTTAAAGATTTAGGGTATACAATTTATTCTCAAATTTTAAACTCAAAAGATTATGGAATTCCACAAAACAGAGAACGAATTTTCGTGGTTGGTTTTAAAGATAATGTTAAATTTAATTTTCCAAAACCAATAGAGCTTACAAGCACTATGCAAGATTTTTTACAAGATTTTACAGATAGTAAATATTACCTAAAAGAAAAAGGTATTAAATTTGTTACAAGCTCCAAAAATCGTCTTAAAAAATACACCCAAATTAATGGTAAAATAGCACTTTGTCAAAAAGCAAATCAACAATATAACTGGCACGGAGATTTTGTTTTTGAAACAGCCTTAGAGCCTGATGAGTTTATATTTGATATAAGAAATGTAGAAGAGAAGTATTATTTAAGCGACAAAGTAAAAGATTATGTTCTAGCAGGTGGCACAAAAAATTTTAAAACTAGCACAAAAACTGATTTAAACATTGCAAGACCACTTTTAAACACAATGCATAAAATGCATAGAGCTGGGGTTGATAATTATGTTACTCATGCTGGAAGAATTCGCAAATTAACCCCAAGAGAATGTTTGCGTTTAATGGGTTTTGATGATAGTTTTAAAATTGTTGTAAGCGATACACAAATGTATAAACAAGCTGGTAACTCAATTGTAGTTAATATTCTTGTTAAAATCTTAGAACAAATTTTTCAAGCTTTGAAAACAGATTGA
- a CDS encoding zinc-binding dehydrogenase: MLIKNGEELKQISSMLDNIKYRPSVGEIFSLNDINQALKSVKNNNKIGKVLINLNN, encoded by the coding sequence ATGTTAATAAAAAATGGCGAAGAGCTTAAGCAAATATCTTCTATGCTAGATAATATAAAATACCGCCCATCAGTCGGTGAGATTTTTAGCCTAAATGATATAAACCAAGCTTTAAAAAGTGTAAAAAATAACAATAAAATCGGTAAGGTTTTGATTAATTTAAATAATTAG
- a CDS encoding DHH family phosphoesterase yields the protein MKIYHLSHTDLDGYGCQYVVANYFKDCEFYNSNYGKEIEEKFEEIMIKVEANPDEFALILITDVNPIESVCEEFTSRVARLNHAKLLLLDHHQTGKACMEKYPWYFLDSSRCATKITYDFFSKIFGENKELSLMVDIINSIDIWLSDSKYFELGKILMQIIASSKEINRTMFAKQNHAYMFFLLNKAREYFHLENPNIALEDATHSIKKEFFKNDKNDTLCNLISDYLVRILSENKQDYTIYYKDKKGLLVYDIGNVSVIGNDFLVKNPEYDFFLEINPGKKISLRANNKIDVSLFAKTAFNGGGHANASGGIFTSYKDSSVYSKIYEQTKTYLEKFNEK from the coding sequence ATGAAAATATATCACCTAAGCCACACTGATTTAGATGGATATGGTTGCCAATATGTGGTAGCTAATTATTTTAAGGATTGTGAATTTTATAATTCTAATTATGGCAAAGAAATTGAAGAAAAATTTGAAGAAATTATGATAAAAGTAGAAGCAAATCCTGATGAATTTGCTCTTATTTTAATAACTGATGTAAATCCTATTGAAAGTGTTTGCGAAGAATTTACTTCTAGGGTTGCAAGGCTAAATCACGCAAAATTATTATTGCTTGACCATCACCAAACAGGTAAAGCTTGTATGGAAAAATATCCTTGGTATTTTTTAGATAGTTCAAGGTGTGCTACTAAGATTACTTATGATTTTTTTAGTAAAATTTTTGGAGAAAATAAAGAACTAAGCCTAATGGTAGATATTATAAATAGCATTGATATTTGGCTAAGTGATAGCAAATATTTTGAATTAGGCAAAATCTTAATGCAAATAATTGCTAGTAGTAAGGAGATAAATAGAACTATGTTTGCTAAGCAAAATCACGCTTATATGTTCTTTTTATTAAACAAAGCTAGAGAATATTTTCATCTTGAAAATCCAAATATTGCTTTAGAAGATGCAACTCATAGTATTAAAAAAGAGTTTTTTAAAAATGACAAAAACGATACTTTGTGTAATTTAATAAGCGATTATTTAGTAAGGATTTTAAGCGAAAATAAGCAAGATTATACGATTTATTATAAAGATAAAAAAGGCTTATTAGTCTATGATATAGGAAATGTTAGCGTTATAGGAAATGATTTTTTAGTAAAAAATCCTGAATATGATTTCTTTTTAGAAATTAATCCTGGCAAGAAAATCTCTCTTAGGGCTAATAATAAAATTGATGTTAGTTTATTTGCAAAAACGGCTTTTAATGGTGGCGGTCACGCAAATGCTAGTGGCGGGATATTTACAAGTTATAAAGATAGTAGTGTATATTCTAAGATTTACGAACAAACTAAAACTTATTTGGAGAAATTTAATGAAAAATGA